Proteins encoded in a region of the Candidatus Methylomirabilis lanthanidiphila genome:
- a CDS encoding Helix-turn-helix domain protein has product MQKQERRPTIMTLEEVARFLRLNKSTIYRMAREGTLPAWKLGNVWRFKKEAIEDWIVNSQRAHEQKHHRKS; this is encoded by the coding sequence ATGCAAAAGCAGGAGCGACGGCCAACAATCATGACCCTGGAGGAGGTCGCTCGTTTCCTCCGGCTCAACAAGTCGACGATCTACCGGATGGCCAGAGAGGGGACGCTCCCGGCTTGGAAGCTGGGGAACGTCTGGCGGTTCAAAAAAGAGGCCATCGAAGACTGGATCGTCAACAGCCAGCGGGCTCACGAGCAAAAGCATCACCGTAAATCCTAG
- a CDS encoding PilT protein domain-containing protein — protein sequence MILWSARATCDAIASIQEFTRLVHPKDTIDLITEDEPDNRILECAIEASADVVITGDRHLLALQTFRGMPIVSPGEFVAAHGD from the coding sequence TTGATCCTCTGGTCTGCCAGGGCCACCTGCGACGCCATCGCCTCCATCCAGGAGTTCACGCGGCTTGTCCACCCGAAAGACACGATCGACCTCATTACCGAAGACGAACCGGACAATCGCATCCTCGAATGCGCCATCGAGGCGAGCGCTGATGTCGTGATTACCGGAGATCGCCACCTGCTGGCGTTACAAACGTTTCGAGGCATGCCCATCGTGAGTCCAGGGGAATTTGTGGCGGCTCATGGGGACTGA
- a CDS encoding DNA-binding transcriptional repressor PuuR, translating to MKEYCPAKKRIAVSVGESVRIVRELQGLSQNQLARLTGIPQATISAIENDRVRLGVERAKILARALKCHPGVLVFPGWELPSDAAA from the coding sequence ATGAAAGAATACTGCCCCGCAAAAAAGCGCATTGCTGTTTCAGTCGGAGAGTCGGTGCGCATCGTCCGCGAACTCCAGGGGCTGAGCCAGAACCAGTTGGCCAGGCTTACGGGCATCCCACAAGCGACTATCTCAGCCATTGAGAATGATCGGGTTCGCCTCGGCGTTGAACGCGCCAAAATCTTGGCGCGCGCGCTCAAGTGTCACCCTGGTGTTCTCGTCTTTCCGGGCTGGGAACTCCCCAGCGACGCTGCGGCATAA
- the cphA gene encoding Cyanophycin synthetase encodes MNRQFSLRYRLRSWWCIKRYQWEARFVVRLAVWLRGVPVVAVTGTNGKTTTVHLIDRLLRAAGYHVGSCTTYGVYHDGIRVAGGDKAGHRGIWRALHCRRLQVIVAEVGRGGMLRYGTGFSQCRVGVVTNVLADHLGLDGVWTVDQMAVAKAEIIRRTDPAGAVVLNADDPRVAAMAQRMVAQPVWFTVEGREREFDRGWFLRDGALWRKDGTGEERLLATTEMPMTHGGHQRYNIANALAALAAVEAMGDRFAVPRTAQCAVLREYERDHRVYPPGRFILARFRGHYVLLLHLKNPDAYRLEAPFIRRVQAALGCRYLLGVATSIGNRLEEYHRAESQELASLCDGVFLRPPVDKYLRGLPSDEMLRRLSVALKPGQLLSTEPLPAEEMLERARQLFGDSFILVYCRTHADPAFNLETFLCEAEVLPLPAAALAGAA; translated from the coding sequence ATGAACCGCCAATTCTCCCTCAGATACCGGTTGCGGAGCTGGTGGTGTATCAAGAGGTACCAGTGGGAGGCGCGGTTTGTCGTTCGACTGGCGGTGTGGTTGCGTGGCGTGCCGGTCGTGGCCGTGACGGGTACGAACGGTAAAACGACAACGGTCCACCTCATTGACCGCTTATTGCGCGCGGCCGGGTACCACGTCGGCAGTTGTACTACCTACGGCGTGTATCACGATGGGATCCGTGTCGCGGGGGGTGACAAGGCCGGCCACCGGGGCATCTGGCGAGCGTTGCATTGCCGCCGCTTGCAGGTGATCGTCGCGGAAGTCGGTCGCGGCGGCATGCTGCGGTACGGTACGGGATTCTCGCAATGCCGCGTCGGCGTGGTGACGAATGTCTTGGCCGATCACCTCGGCTTGGACGGTGTGTGGACGGTGGACCAGATGGCGGTCGCGAAGGCTGAGATCATTCGGCGCACAGACCCGGCGGGCGCGGTGGTCTTAAACGCCGACGATCCGCGAGTAGCAGCGATGGCGCAACGGATGGTGGCCCAGCCGGTGTGGTTCACCGTTGAGGGGCGAGAGCGCGAGTTCGATCGCGGCTGGTTTCTGCGCGACGGCGCGTTGTGGCGAAAAGACGGTACCGGCGAGGAACGCCTGTTGGCTACCACCGAGATGCCGATGACCCATGGCGGCCACCAGCGCTACAACATCGCCAATGCCCTCGCTGCCTTGGCCGCCGTCGAGGCGATGGGCGATCGGTTCGCCGTACCGCGTACCGCGCAATGTGCGGTTTTGCGCGAGTACGAACGCGATCATCGGGTGTACCCACCCGGTCGGTTCATCTTGGCCCGCTTCCGTGGCCATTATGTTCTCCTGCTGCACCTCAAGAACCCCGATGCTTACCGGCTGGAGGCGCCGTTTATCCGCCGTGTGCAAGCCGCGCTCGGCTGCCGTTACCTCCTTGGCGTGGCGACCTCGATTGGCAACCGCCTGGAGGAGTACCACCGCGCGGAGTCTCAGGAGCTGGCCAGCTTGTGCGACGGCGTGTTCCTGCGGCCACCGGTGGACAAGTACCTGCGCGGTTTGCCGTCCGACGAGATGCTCCGGCGGTTGTCAGTGGCCCTGAAACCAGGGCAACTGCTTAGCACCGAACCACTGCCTGCCGAGGAGATGCTCGAACGGGCCCGACAGTTGTTTGGCGACTCGTTCATTCTGGTGTACTGCCGGACGCACGCCGACCCAGCATTCAACTTAGAGACTTTCCTGTGCGAGGCCGAGGTGTTGCCGCTCCCGGCGGCGGCGTTGGCGGGAGCGGCGTAA
- a CDS encoding NADH dehydrogenase subunit F yields the protein MIHAPIAHFPRERTWLLPALQAAQEAEGWLSPESLIAVARHLRVPNSEVYGVATHYPEFRLVEPGSHLVRVCTGVSCRIQGGPTLLHALQDRLGLRVGETAPDHSITLEEADCLFRCAMAPVVEVDHRCYGRVGVDQLDRLFDPPAARKSAVSVPAFSKPAANTPTATLEQLFAQSLTDAAAEFRLVVNVGSCSESVGAHLLVDRLTEEMQRQGLSATVVEGGCNGMCYAAPVVELHRPGWPRISLKRVILEHIPSLVSALKADRCPADIEAVAWQPSSWRGIPGLDQEPFLRGQHRAVLGRCGTVNANDLADALRQGSYATFARVLEQGDPMAVINEVQASGLAGRGGAYFGAARKWEACRNASGSPKYLVVNAEEGEPGIFKDRHLMEGDPHQLLEGVLLAAFASGVGSGILFVNGEADLAAHRMEHALRSAEAAGLLGERILGSDFSFQLELRRGAGGFILGEETALMEAIEGKRAMPRTKPPFPVEAGLWGRPTVINNVETLAAVPLIVSRGAAWFAAIGGGMGTKLFGLSGHLARPGIAEAPMGVTLRHLIEEIGGGGIDGQTLKAALVGGPSGTIVRSSRFDEPLIPGKTISPGSGGVVALGGGVSINDVTRTLLAFNAQESCGKCTPCREGTGRLLALLQQPQNSGRRRELEELAEVVRLASLCGLGQSAPLSLLSALNQFPQEMTSTPPKINERG from the coding sequence GTGATTCACGCGCCCATTGCGCATTTCCCGCGGGAGCGGACCTGGCTGCTGCCGGCATTGCAAGCGGCGCAGGAGGCTGAGGGCTGGCTGAGTCCGGAGAGCCTGATAGCAGTCGCCCGGCACCTTCGGGTTCCCAACAGCGAGGTGTACGGCGTTGCCACCCACTACCCGGAGTTCCGGCTCGTCGAGCCAGGGTCGCACCTCGTTCGGGTATGCACCGGTGTGAGCTGCCGCATCCAGGGCGGCCCGACACTCCTTCACGCCCTGCAGGACCGTCTTGGGCTCCGAGTCGGCGAGACAGCACCGGATCATAGCATCACCCTCGAAGAGGCCGACTGCCTCTTCAGATGTGCGATGGCCCCTGTCGTCGAGGTAGATCATCGCTGCTATGGACGAGTGGGCGTGGATCAACTCGACAGACTGTTCGATCCCCCCGCCGCCCGGAAGTCTGCCGTCTCCGTCCCGGCCTTCTCGAAACCAGCCGCCAACACTCCAACAGCAACCCTGGAGCAACTCTTTGCGCAATCGCTCACCGATGCTGCTGCAGAGTTCAGGCTGGTGGTCAACGTGGGGAGTTGTAGCGAGTCGGTCGGAGCTCACCTCTTGGTGGATCGACTGACAGAAGAGATGCAGCGCCAGGGCCTGTCTGCAACCGTCGTGGAGGGCGGCTGTAACGGGATGTGCTATGCCGCTCCCGTTGTGGAACTGCACCGACCCGGCTGGCCAAGAATCAGCCTCAAGCGGGTGATACTGGAGCACATCCCCTCGTTGGTCTCGGCGCTGAAGGCTGATCGCTGTCCTGCTGACATTGAGGCGGTGGCCTGGCAGCCGTCGTCCTGGCGCGGGATTCCCGGACTCGATCAGGAGCCATTCCTTCGCGGCCAGCATCGAGCCGTCCTCGGGCGTTGTGGCACGGTCAATGCGAACGACTTGGCCGACGCCCTGCGTCAAGGCAGCTACGCAACCTTCGCTCGCGTCCTTGAGCAAGGCGACCCAATGGCGGTCATCAACGAGGTCCAAGCCTCCGGCCTTGCGGGGCGGGGCGGGGCGTACTTCGGCGCCGCGCGCAAATGGGAGGCCTGCCGCAACGCATCAGGCTCTCCCAAGTATCTCGTGGTCAACGCCGAGGAGGGTGAGCCCGGCATCTTCAAGGACCGCCATCTGATGGAGGGCGATCCCCATCAGCTCTTAGAAGGGGTCCTCCTGGCGGCCTTTGCCTCCGGAGTCGGCAGCGGCATTCTCTTCGTCAACGGCGAGGCCGACCTCGCGGCGCATCGCATGGAACACGCCCTCCGATCGGCTGAGGCTGCGGGACTGCTTGGCGAGCGGATCCTTGGCAGCGATTTCTCCTTCCAGCTTGAGCTTCGGCGAGGCGCGGGCGGCTTTATACTCGGAGAAGAGACGGCACTCATGGAGGCCATCGAAGGTAAACGCGCCATGCCCCGTACCAAACCGCCGTTTCCGGTGGAGGCAGGGCTGTGGGGCAGGCCCACGGTGATCAATAACGTCGAAACGCTCGCTGCGGTGCCGCTGATCGTCAGTCGAGGGGCCGCGTGGTTTGCGGCCATCGGCGGAGGAATGGGAACCAAGCTGTTCGGTCTCTCCGGCCATCTTGCCCGACCCGGGATCGCGGAGGCGCCGATGGGCGTGACGCTCCGTCACCTGATCGAAGAGATCGGTGGCGGAGGCATAGATGGACAAACCCTTAAGGCGGCGCTCGTCGGCGGACCCTCCGGCACAATCGTCCGCTCGAGCCGATTCGACGAGCCGCTGATCCCGGGTAAAACCATCTCACCGGGCAGCGGAGGTGTGGTCGCCCTCGGCGGTGGCGTCTCGATCAACGACGTGACCCGGACCCTCCTCGCCTTCAATGCTCAGGAGTCGTGCGGCAAGTGTACGCCGTGTCGAGAGGGAACAGGCCGCCTCCTCGCGCTCCTTCAGCAGCCCCAGAACTCGGGCCGGCGAAGGGAGCTTGAGGAGTTGGCTGAGGTCGTACGGCTGGCGTCGTTGTGCGGCCTTGGTCAATCGGCGCCCTTATCGCTCCTCTCGGCGCTTAATCAGTTTCCTCAAGAGATGACATCAACCCCGCCTAAGATCAACGAAAGGGGATGA
- the capA gene encoding Capsule biosynthesis protein CapA: protein MARLDAKLLSSLIAELRRRHPGIFIIAFPHWGWNYDWKSIRQEQEAKNLLAAGVDLVLGHSAHRMQEVERVEGRWVVYSLGNFMFGSPGRYAELHSPPFSLVAMLMFRVVDRQLQPFLKLYPILSDNLQTGYRPRLVNETEFADVVQLLRQRSSSHDLMRTGVDNLGSHLRLELR, encoded by the coding sequence GTGGCGCGATTGGACGCCAAGCTTCTTTCGTCGCTGATAGCGGAATTGCGCCGCCGACATCCGGGGATTTTCATCATTGCGTTTCCACACTGGGGTTGGAACTACGACTGGAAAAGTATCCGGCAGGAACAGGAGGCCAAGAACCTGTTGGCTGCCGGTGTCGATTTGGTGCTGGGGCACAGCGCGCACCGGATGCAGGAAGTGGAGCGAGTTGAAGGCCGGTGGGTCGTGTACAGCTTGGGAAATTTTATGTTTGGCTCGCCGGGTCGGTACGCGGAACTTCACTCGCCGCCATTCAGTTTGGTGGCGATGCTGATGTTCCGAGTCGTCGATCGTCAACTGCAACCGTTCTTGAAGCTTTACCCGATTCTGTCCGACAACCTACAGACCGGCTACCGGCCGCGACTGGTGAATGAAACGGAATTTGCTGATGTGGTTCAACTGTTGCGGCAACGAAGTTCATCGCACGATTTGATGCGGACCGGTGTGGACAATCTGGGGTCGCACCTGAGGCTGGAGTTGCGATGA
- a CDS encoding CopG family transcriptional regulator translates to MRTSKILSLSLPPALLREAERLAKKEGRTKSELFREAFRRYLHERRWAELRRHGARQVRALGLKETDVARLVEEYRMD, encoded by the coding sequence ATGCGGACCAGCAAGATCCTCTCCCTCTCGCTTCCGCCCGCCCTACTTCGGGAGGCGGAACGTCTGGCCAAAAAGGAAGGGCGGACCAAAAGCGAACTTTTCCGTGAGGCGTTCCGCCGGTATCTGCACGAACGTCGCTGGGCCGAGCTGCGCCGGCACGGAGCCAGGCAGGTGCGCGCGCTCGGGCTGAAAGAGACCGACGTTGCGCGTCTTGTCGAGGAATACCGGATGGATTGA
- a CDS encoding formate dehydrogenase, alpha subunit (fdhA2): MADAVVSLTIDGTSVAVQPGATVLDAVNQLGLPLPQLCKDPDRPALGACRTCLVKVEGMRGFPASCHLPARDGMIVSTNDPELVRIRRGVLDLTCGMATPAFDRPGFGQLSDACARLGFFQRRHMPWRHVPVDDTKSFFILDRDACILCGRCTVACDDVQQIGAIALLGRSNSTKVGVFGDDSLASSVCTSCGQCVAACPTGAIRPKEAPSPFMREVETTCPYCGVGCGIRLRVRADGRLALMADDVPTNRSSLGMLCVKGRFGTGFVHAADRIIHPMVRRDGRWHQVSWDEALDTAADGLARHRGRFGALASAKATNEEGYIVQKFVRAVMGTNNIDHCARLCHSPSVVAMLRSLGSGATSNSYDDYEEAGCLMVVGSDPSSNHPVIAVRLRRAVSRGARLIVINPKRIELCDQADLWLRQRPGTDVTLFNAMARVIVDEGLANLEFVRHRTEGLEAWRESLEPYTLQFAEQVTGVPQEQIAQAARWYARPAFAGSCLMWGMGITQHTNGTANVHALVNLSLVAGQMGFPGSGISPLRGQNNVQGCCDAGCLPAHLPGYQGYSPETLNAFEAVWGIRPPDNAGMALTDMIEACLDGSIRAMYMVGENPLLTEPDLHHATRALSNLDCLVVQELFLHETAELAHVFLPTAAFAEKEGTFTNSERRVQRVRKALDPPGEARPDWWITSELARRIADKLGLPGAGFHYTHSAEIFDEMARLVPFLGGISHERLDREGGIQWPCPTSDHPGTRFLFAESFPIGKAKFVPVAQTAEAAELPDHDYPFLLNTGRILYHWHGGTLTRRVQGLLELAPRLEVAINPEDARRLGIEEGTPIRLISRRGELIGFAQPTDAVRPGEIFIPFVKLAESGANILTNSAFDPFAKIPEYKVCAIRIERVGA; the protein is encoded by the coding sequence ATGGCCGATGCGGTCGTCAGCCTCACCATCGACGGAACCAGTGTAGCGGTCCAGCCAGGCGCCACGGTCCTCGACGCCGTGAACCAGCTTGGCCTCCCGCTCCCGCAGCTTTGCAAGGACCCGGATCGGCCGGCACTCGGCGCCTGCCGGACCTGTCTGGTCAAGGTCGAAGGGATGCGCGGCTTCCCGGCCTCTTGCCACCTCCCCGCCCGCGATGGAATGATAGTCTCGACCAACGATCCCGAACTGGTACGAATCAGGCGAGGAGTCCTTGACCTCACGTGCGGTATGGCAACCCCTGCTTTCGATCGGCCGGGGTTCGGTCAACTCTCCGATGCCTGCGCCAGACTTGGGTTCTTCCAACGCCGCCATATGCCGTGGCGACATGTGCCTGTGGACGACACCAAGTCGTTTTTCATCCTCGATCGGGACGCCTGCATCCTCTGTGGCCGCTGCACCGTCGCCTGCGACGATGTCCAACAGATCGGCGCTATCGCCCTGTTGGGACGCAGCAACTCAACCAAGGTGGGGGTCTTCGGCGACGACTCGCTCGCCTCCTCGGTCTGCACCTCATGCGGACAGTGTGTTGCCGCCTGCCCGACGGGGGCCATCCGTCCGAAAGAAGCGCCCTCGCCGTTCATGCGGGAGGTTGAGACGACCTGTCCCTACTGCGGCGTCGGCTGCGGCATCCGCCTTCGCGTCCGCGCCGATGGCCGCCTCGCGCTCATGGCCGACGATGTCCCCACAAATCGGTCGAGCCTCGGTATGCTCTGCGTGAAGGGGCGATTCGGGACAGGATTCGTCCATGCCGCCGACCGGATTATCCATCCGATGGTGCGTCGTGATGGCCGCTGGCATCAGGTATCCTGGGATGAGGCGCTCGATACCGCAGCGGATGGCCTGGCCAGACATCGAGGACGTTTCGGGGCGCTGGCCTCAGCGAAGGCGACCAACGAGGAGGGCTATATCGTCCAGAAGTTCGTCCGGGCGGTGATGGGCACGAACAACATCGACCACTGCGCGCGCCTGTGCCATTCGCCCTCGGTGGTAGCCATGCTGCGCTCACTGGGCTCGGGGGCGACCTCCAACTCCTACGACGATTACGAGGAGGCCGGCTGCCTCATGGTCGTGGGCTCCGACCCGTCGTCGAACCATCCGGTGATCGCCGTCCGCCTCCGCCGCGCCGTGAGTCGCGGCGCCAGACTGATTGTGATCAATCCGAAGCGGATCGAGCTGTGCGACCAGGCGGACCTCTGGTTGCGGCAGCGACCGGGGACCGACGTGACCCTCTTTAATGCGATGGCCCGCGTGATCGTCGACGAAGGGCTTGCGAATCTCGAGTTCGTGCGGCATCGGACCGAAGGGTTGGAGGCATGGCGCGAGTCGTTGGAACCGTACACACTGCAGTTCGCCGAACAGGTGACCGGCGTCCCACAGGAGCAGATCGCGCAAGCCGCCCGGTGGTACGCCAGACCCGCCTTCGCCGGCTCGTGCCTCATGTGGGGGATGGGGATCACTCAGCACACCAATGGCACGGCGAATGTCCATGCCCTCGTCAACCTGTCCCTTGTGGCGGGACAGATGGGGTTTCCCGGCTCCGGCATCTCGCCGCTTCGAGGTCAGAACAACGTGCAGGGATGCTGCGACGCCGGATGCCTCCCGGCACATCTCCCCGGGTATCAGGGATATAGCCCAGAGACATTGAATGCGTTCGAAGCGGTCTGGGGCATTCGACCTCCCGACAACGCAGGAATGGCCCTCACCGACATGATAGAGGCATGTCTGGATGGATCAATCCGGGCCATGTACATGGTCGGCGAGAATCCTCTCCTCACGGAACCCGATCTTCACCACGCCACGCGGGCGCTCTCCAACCTCGACTGCCTCGTCGTCCAGGAGCTGTTCCTCCACGAAACTGCAGAACTGGCCCACGTGTTCCTGCCCACAGCCGCCTTCGCCGAGAAGGAGGGGACGTTCACCAACTCGGAGCGTCGGGTTCAGCGGGTCAGAAAGGCGCTCGATCCGCCTGGAGAGGCAAGGCCGGACTGGTGGATTACATCCGAGCTGGCCAGACGGATCGCCGATAAACTCGGTCTGCCGGGCGCGGGATTTCACTATACTCACTCAGCTGAGATCTTCGACGAGATGGCGAGGCTGGTTCCATTTCTTGGCGGGATCTCTCACGAGCGGCTGGACCGGGAAGGGGGGATTCAGTGGCCATGTCCGACGTCAGATCACCCGGGCACCCGCTTCCTGTTCGCCGAGTCGTTCCCCATCGGGAAGGCGAAATTTGTTCCTGTGGCGCAGACGGCCGAGGCGGCCGAACTGCCCGATCATGATTATCCGTTTCTCCTGAACACCGGTCGTATCCTCTACCACTGGCACGGCGGGACACTCACCCGGCGCGTTCAGGGACTGCTCGAACTGGCGCCACGACTTGAGGTCGCGATCAACCCGGAAGATGCCAGGCGACTCGGCATCGAGGAGGGAACGCCGATTCGACTTATCTCCCGTCGTGGCGAACTGATCGGGTTCGCCCAGCCGACCGATGCCGTCAGGCCGGGCGAGATTTTCATCCCCTTCGTGAAACTCGCCGAGTCGGGCGCGAACATCCTGACCAACTCCGCCTTCGATCCATTCGCCAAGATCCCCGAATACAAGGTCTGCGCCATCAGGATCGAACGAGTCGGCGCGTAA
- a CDS encoding ribonuclease II codes for MKKTHDKMSYTGPGHRHDLQAIARQAMLARGLLPDFSPAVMLEVSRLIRPVTTRTPAIRDLRGLLWCSIDNDDSRDLDQLTVAEPLGDGAVKILVAVADVDALAPRGSATDAHAQHNTTSVYTAAETFPMLPLALSTDLTSLGEDEDRLAIVIEMVVNPDGSLEGSNIFRARVANHAKLTYNSVAVWLDGQGPAPERVATVDGLDEQLRIQDRVAQTLRTVRHRHGALSLETIEPRAVFDDGVLTDLRVEEKNRARELIEDLMIAANRVTSGYLETLGLPSLRRILRSPQRWQRIVELAADQHERLPPEPDAAALEAFLSKRRRIDPARFPDLSLTVVKLIGRGEYVAEGPGETSPGHFGLAVQDYTHSTAPNRRFPDLITQRLLKAALGGRQAPYRIEELSALARHCTEQEDNASKVERRVRKSAAALLLESQIGQRFDAIVTGAAEKGTWVRIVRPPAEGKLVQGFKGLDVGDRLHVELISTDVERGLIDFARA; via the coding sequence GTGAAGAAGACACACGATAAAATGAGCTACACCGGACCGGGACATCGTCACGACCTGCAGGCGATTGCCCGTCAGGCAATGCTGGCGCGCGGACTTCTCCCGGATTTTTCACCTGCGGTCATGCTGGAGGTCAGCAGGCTGATACGCCCGGTCACCACACGCACTCCAGCCATTCGGGATCTGCGAGGTCTGCTCTGGTGTTCGATCGACAACGACGACTCCCGCGACCTCGATCAGCTCACGGTTGCCGAGCCTCTCGGCGATGGAGCGGTGAAGATTCTGGTGGCGGTCGCAGATGTCGACGCGCTGGCGCCCAGGGGATCGGCTACCGATGCTCACGCCCAGCACAACACTACGTCCGTCTACACGGCGGCCGAGACATTCCCGATGCTCCCCCTGGCCCTCTCTACGGATCTCACGTCGCTGGGCGAGGATGAGGACAGGCTGGCCATCGTCATCGAAATGGTCGTGAATCCGGATGGCTCACTCGAGGGCTCGAACATCTTTCGCGCACGGGTCGCCAACCACGCGAAGTTGACCTATAACAGCGTAGCCGTATGGCTTGACGGTCAGGGCCCCGCTCCAGAGCGAGTCGCCACCGTAGACGGACTCGACGAGCAGCTCCGGATCCAGGATCGGGTAGCTCAGACGCTCAGGACGGTGCGGCATCGGCATGGCGCGCTCAGCCTGGAGACGATCGAGCCGCGCGCCGTATTTGACGACGGCGTGCTGACCGATCTGCGGGTGGAGGAAAAGAATCGCGCCCGCGAGTTGATCGAAGACCTGATGATCGCGGCCAATCGCGTCACGTCCGGATATCTGGAAACGCTGGGCCTGCCGTCATTACGCCGAATCCTGCGCTCACCGCAGCGATGGCAACGGATCGTAGAGTTGGCGGCCGACCAGCACGAGCGGCTCCCGCCGGAACCCGATGCCGCGGCCCTGGAGGCATTCCTGTCGAAGCGCCGGCGGATCGATCCGGCGCGGTTTCCTGATCTCTCGCTGACCGTCGTCAAGCTGATCGGACGAGGCGAATACGTGGCGGAGGGTCCAGGCGAGACGTCGCCGGGTCACTTTGGCTTGGCGGTCCAGGACTACACCCATTCTACGGCCCCGAACCGGCGCTTCCCCGATCTGATTACACAGCGGTTGCTGAAGGCCGCACTGGGTGGGCGCCAGGCCCCCTACAGGATCGAAGAGCTGAGCGCGCTCGCCCGACACTGTACCGAGCAGGAAGACAACGCCAGCAAGGTCGAGCGGCGGGTCCGCAAGTCGGCGGCCGCGCTGCTCCTCGAATCACAGATCGGACAGCGCTTCGACGCCATCGTCACCGGCGCGGCCGAGAAAGGGACCTGGGTGCGGATTGTTCGCCCTCCCGCAGAAGGCAAGCTGGTCCAAGGGTTCAAGGGGCTTGACGTCGGCGACCGGCTCCACGTCGAACTGATCAGCACCGACGTGGAGCGAGGGCTCATCGATTTCGCGCGGGCGTAG
- a CDS encoding AsnC family protein, which produces MAVSAFVFLECVAGRSKDVAKLISGIPGVKLSHAVTGPHDVIAFVEGPDINALGITIISRIQAVSGVLRTTTNVVVE; this is translated from the coding sequence GTGGCGGTGTCCGCGTTTGTCTTCCTTGAGTGTGTGGCAGGTCGATCTAAAGACGTGGCCAAGCTGATATCCGGTATTCCCGGAGTGAAGCTCTCGCATGCTGTGACAGGTCCACACGACGTCATCGCCTTTGTGGAGGGGCCGGATATCAACGCGTTGGGGATCACGATCATCTCGAGGATCCAGGCTGTATCGGGGGTGCTGCGCACCACAACGAACGTCGTTGTAGAGTGA
- the higA-2_2 gene encoding Antitoxin igA-2, producing MKTNSGSGPQTKRRAVLPDDACPECGNPMREKKGRLTLPVNGEEIVVAGSPHLNCPKCDEVVLRFDDARKLRQRALEIYRQTYGLLSAEEIRSIRERFWLTQAELARLLRLGANTISRWEAGRNVQTASMDMLLRVIRDLPGSLDYLRTYAA from the coding sequence GTGAAGACGAATAGCGGGTCCGGGCCGCAAACAAAGCGGCGGGCGGTGTTGCCTGACGATGCTTGTCCGGAATGCGGCAACCCGATGAGGGAGAAGAAGGGTAGGCTCACACTGCCGGTGAACGGCGAAGAGATTGTAGTGGCCGGGTCGCCCCACCTGAACTGTCCGAAGTGCGATGAAGTTGTCTTGCGATTCGATGACGCGAGAAAGCTTCGACAGCGGGCACTGGAGATATACCGACAAACGTATGGGCTTCTGTCTGCCGAGGAGATCCGCTCAATCCGTGAGCGCTTCTGGCTTACGCAAGCTGAACTCGCGCGGCTGCTGCGTTTGGGCGCAAACACCATCTCGCGCTGGGAAGCGGGCCGAAACGTACAGACGGCGTCGATGGACATGCTGCTTCGCGTGATTCGCGATCTGCCCGGCAGCCTCGACTACCTGCGAACGTATGCCGCGTAG